Proteins from one Chitinophaga oryzae genomic window:
- a CDS encoding glycoside hydrolase family 2 protein, with protein sequence MIRNNLLLLALSLGLISTAQAQQQEWKIAGNKITSPWSEKVDPAAVLPEYPRPQLVRGNWKNLNGLWQYAVREKNAATPTSWDGKILVPFAIESGLSGVGRTVGKDSLLWYRTSVTLPAAMKGKKVLLHFGAVDWRTTVYVNGKEAGSHEGGFDPFSFDITPFLKKGAQEVTISVWDPTDEGPQPRGKQVKKPNGIWYTPVTGIWQTVWVEGVADTYIAGTTQTPDIDRGELTVNADIPGRQPGDVVKVTAYDGNTEVAAGNLEAQPLQLKITSPKLWSPESPFLYDLRFTITRKGKVIDDVKSYFAMRKSSIGKDNNGVQRMLLNNRFVFQFGPLDQGWWPDGLYTAPTDEALLYDIEQTKAMGFNMIRKHIKVEPARWYYYCDKLGMLVWQDMPSGDLGNGWEMRPGIIDRATDKNRSAESEAYYRKEWNAIINTLYNFPSIIVWTPFNEAWGQFKTMDIAAWTMKKDPSRLVNTASGGNFYPIGPIIDLHNYPEPAMPDPAIYGDKRAIVLGEYGGLGLPVDGHVWQQKDNWGYQSFKNADEMFKRYSAFTDRLEELIKLGLSAAVYTQTTDVEVEINGLMTYDRRVQKVPVEKLKAASQKLYNPALVTVKP encoded by the coding sequence ATGATAAGAAACAACCTTTTATTACTGGCTTTATCCCTCGGATTAATATCCACGGCGCAGGCACAACAGCAGGAATGGAAAATTGCAGGCAATAAGATCACTTCTCCCTGGAGTGAAAAGGTAGACCCTGCGGCGGTATTACCTGAATATCCCCGTCCGCAGCTGGTGCGTGGCAACTGGAAAAACCTCAACGGACTATGGCAGTATGCCGTGCGTGAGAAGAACGCCGCCACGCCCACGTCCTGGGATGGAAAGATATTAGTGCCTTTCGCCATTGAATCGGGCCTGTCCGGTGTGGGCCGGACCGTAGGGAAAGACAGCCTGCTGTGGTATCGCACCAGCGTCACGCTGCCGGCTGCTATGAAAGGTAAAAAAGTGCTGCTGCACTTCGGCGCGGTAGACTGGCGTACTACCGTATACGTGAATGGCAAAGAAGCTGGTTCCCATGAAGGCGGCTTCGATCCCTTCTCCTTCGATATCACTCCTTTCCTGAAGAAAGGCGCACAGGAAGTCACTATCAGCGTGTGGGACCCTACAGACGAAGGCCCGCAGCCCAGAGGCAAACAGGTAAAGAAGCCTAACGGTATCTGGTATACGCCGGTAACAGGCATCTGGCAGACGGTATGGGTGGAAGGTGTGGCAGATACCTATATCGCCGGCACCACCCAGACGCCCGACATCGATCGCGGAGAGCTGACGGTAAATGCAGACATCCCCGGCCGCCAGCCCGGCGATGTGGTGAAGGTAACCGCCTATGACGGCAACACCGAAGTAGCTGCCGGTAACCTGGAAGCACAGCCTCTGCAACTGAAAATAACATCTCCTAAACTGTGGTCTCCGGAATCCCCTTTCCTGTACGATCTCCGTTTTACCATCACCCGCAAGGGCAAAGTGATCGACGATGTAAAGAGTTACTTCGCCATGCGTAAATCATCTATCGGAAAAGATAACAATGGTGTTCAGCGTATGCTGCTCAACAACCGCTTCGTATTCCAGTTTGGTCCGCTGGACCAGGGCTGGTGGCCTGACGGGCTGTACACTGCCCCCACCGATGAAGCGCTGTTGTATGATATTGAGCAAACCAAAGCCATGGGCTTCAACATGATCCGTAAACACATCAAAGTGGAACCGGCCAGGTGGTATTATTACTGCGATAAGCTGGGAATGCTGGTATGGCAGGATATGCCCAGCGGCGACCTCGGCAACGGCTGGGAAATGCGTCCGGGCATCATCGACAGGGCGACCGATAAAAACCGCTCCGCCGAATCCGAAGCTTACTACCGCAAAGAATGGAACGCTATCATCAATACCCTGTATAATTTCCCTTCTATCATCGTATGGACGCCGTTCAACGAAGCATGGGGACAGTTCAAGACCATGGACATCGCCGCCTGGACGATGAAGAAAGACCCGTCCCGCCTCGTGAATACGGCCAGCGGCGGCAACTTCTACCCGATAGGGCCCATCATCGACCTGCACAACTACCCGGAACCGGCAATGCCCGATCCTGCGATATACGGCGACAAGCGCGCTATCGTGCTGGGAGAATACGGCGGCCTGGGATTGCCGGTAGATGGCCACGTATGGCAACAGAAAGACAACTGGGGATACCAGAGCTTTAAAAATGCAGATGAAATGTTCAAACGTTATTCCGCTTTCACTGACCGGCTGGAAGAACTGATTAAACTGGGCTTGTCTGCCGCGGTATATACCCAGACCACCGATGTGGAAGTAGAAATCAATGGCCTGATGACCTACGACCGCAGGGTACAGAAAGTGCCGGTGGAAAAACTGAAAGCCGCGAGCCAGAAATTGTATAATCCCGCCCTGGTAACAGTCAAACCGTAG